AGAGTCATTGCGATCACCTGCTGCGATTGAAAGTGATTGCATCTTCCCAGCTTGCCAATCGAGGAAAAATCCAGCTAAAACGCAAAGATCTTTAAAGGATTTTTATTAATGAGCTCGATACTGGACCTGGAAATCTTCGTACGCACCGCCGATGCCGGGAGCATTTCCGCCGCGGCCCGCTCCCTGGGCCTGACCGCCGCAGCCGCCAGCATCGCCCTCAAGCGCCTGGAAACCCGCCTCGGCAGCCGTCTGCTGGCGCGTTCCACCCGCAGCATGAGGCTCACCGAGGAAGGCCGCCGCTACCTGGAAAGCGTGCGCCTGGCCCTGGCCACCCTGGAGGACGGCGAGCTGGCGCTCAAGCAGCAGAGCCAGGGCCTGGCCGGGGTGCTGCAGTTGTCGGCGCCCTCGGACTTCGGGCGCAATGCCCTGCTTCCCTGGCTCGATGAATTCAAGGCCGAGCACCCGCAACTGCGCCTGCAACTGCGGCTCGATGATCGCCACGCCGACCTGTTCCGCGACGCTGTGGATGTGGCCCTGCGCTTTGGCGTGCCCGAGGATTCCAGCCTGGTGGCCTTGCCGATTCTCCCCGGGCACCGGCGCATCGCCTGCGCCAGCCCGGCCTACCTGGCCCGTTGCGGGGTGCCGCAAAACCCCGAGGCGCTGGCCGGGCACAGCGCCCTGCTGTACCTGCGCAATGGCCAGCCCTATGACCGCTGGCGTTTCAGCCGCGACAGCGAAACCCGCGAAGTCCTGGTGCGTGGCGATTACCTGTGCGACGACGGTGAGGTGGCCCGGCGCTGGGCCCTGGCCGGCCACGGCATTGTCTACAAGGCCCGGCTGGATGTGGCCGAGGACATCCGCGCCGGGCGCCTGGTGCCGCTGCTCGGCGACTGGCAAGGGGAACCGGCCCCCTTCAACTTGCTGTGCCCCCATCGCCTGCAGGTTTCCCAGCGGGTGCGCCTGCTGCACAGCTTTGTGTTGCAACGCTGCCGGGCGCTGTGTCCCTGACCCGGTGCGGCCCCGGGGCGGTTGGCCGCTGCGCGGTTCGCCGGCAAGCCGGCTCCTACGGAACCTCCTTGCAGGAGCTGGCTTGCCAGCGAAGGCGACCTCACGGGCACCTATGCCGGCAAGGAGGCGCCATTCAGGCATTGCAGAGGCCCGGGGTTGTGGTATTTGATGGTCGCCCCAATGGCCGGAAATGCCCTGGCCAGCCCTCTAGCACAAGGATTCCGCCCATGAGCTATCGCATCCTCGGCCATTCCGGTCTCAAGGTTTCCAGCCTGACCCTGGGCACCATGATGTTCGGCGAGCAGACCAGTACCGAAGACTCGCTGCGTATCATCGACAAGGCCTGGGACCAGGGGATCAACTTCATCGACACCGCCGACGTCTATACCCAGGGCCGCTCCGAGGAGATCGTCGGCGAAGCCATTGCCAGCCACCGCCATGAGTGGGTGCTGGCGTCCAAGGTCGGCTTCGGTCCGGTGGACGGCGTGCCCAACCGCAGCGGCCTGAGCCGCAAGCACATCTTCAACGGCATCGAGGCCAGCCTGACCCGCCTGGGCACCGATTACCTGGACATCTACTACCTGCACCGCGAAGACCACAACACACCTCTGGAAGTGAGCATCTCGGCCATCGGCGACCTGTTGCGCCAGGGCAAGATCCGCTACTGGGGCCTGTCCAATTATCGGGGCTGGCGGATTGCCGAGGCGATTCGAGTCGCCGACCAGTTGGGGGTGGACCGCCCGGTGATCAGCCAGCCGCTGTACAACATCGTCAACCGCCAGGCCGAGGGCGAGCAGATCACCGCCGCCCGCGCCTATGGCCTGGGCGTGGTGCCCTACAGCCCCCTGGCCCGTGGTGTGCTCAGCGGCAAGTATGCGCCGGACGTCACCCCGGACGCCGCCAGCCGCGCCGGGCGCCAGGACAAGCGCATCCTGGAGACCGAATGGCGGGTCGAATCCCTGCGCATCGCCCAGCAGATCCAGGAATACGCCCAGGAGCGCGGGGCCGGGATCGTCGAGTTCGCCATTGCCTGGGTACTGAACAACCAGGCGGTGAGCTCGGCCATTGTCGGCCCGCGCACTGAAGCCCAGTGGGACGCCTACACCCGGGCCCTGGAGGTGAAGATCAGCCCTGAGGACGAAGCCTTCATCGACGCGCTGGTGACCCCGGGGCACGCCTCGACACCCGGTTTCAATGATGTCGGCCATTTTGTCTCCGGACGTTTTGCGCATCTGGGCTAAACACGGCCCCTGGCCGCGCAAACCCAGCGGCCATCGCAGTCCGGCCTTTCCCTGGAAGGCCGGGCCGCGCCACAAACGAGAAATTTTCCCGCCGGGGTGTCGCAAACAGAGCAAAAATCCCGGGGCAAACCCTCTATATTCCCCCTCGCTCCACTCTCCCCTTCTTTTTGTGCATCCCGAGCGTTCGGGTTCTACGAGGACTGCGTGTCTAAAGGTATTGCGTTATCGGTTCTGGCGTCGGTGCTGTTTGCCGTCATGTATTTCTACACCTCGCTGCTGGCGCCCCTGACCGGGGTGGAGATCTTCGGCTGGCGAATGTTGCTGACCCTGCCCTGCATGACCCTGTTCATGCTGCTGGCCGGTGAATGGCACCGGGTCGACGAAGTGCTGCGACGGGTGCGCAGCAAGCCCGTGCTGGGCCCGGCGCTGCTGCTGTCGTCGGCGCTGGTCGGGGTGCAGCTCTGGCTGTTCATGTGGGCACCGCTCAACGGCCACAGCCTGGATGTATCCCAGGGCTATTTCCTGCTGCCGCTGACCATGGTCCTGACCGGGCGCATCGTCTATGGCGAACGTCTGTCGCGGCTGCAGAAGCTGGCAGCGGTGCTGGCCTGCATCGGCGTGCTCAACGAGCTGTACCAGGTGGGCAGTTTTTCCTGGGCGACCCTGGTGGTGGCCCTGGGCTACCCGCTGTATTTCGTCTTGCGCAAGCGCCTGGGCACCGACCACCTGGGCGGCCTGTGGGTGGACATGGCCCTGCTAATGCCGGTGGCGCTGTGGGTGGTGCAGAGCGGCGAACAGGGCATTGCCGTGGTCGCGGCCCAACCCTGGCTGTACCTGCTGATTCCCGTGCTGGGGGTGATCAGTGCCTCGGCGCTGGTGTGCTACATCATTGCCAGCCGCTTGCTGGCCTTCAGCCTGTTCGGCCTGCTCAGCTATGTGGAACCGGTACTGCTGCTGTTGGTGGCGCTGCTGCTGGGGGAAAGCATCAAGGCCGGGGAATGGCTGACCTACGTGCCGATCTGGCTGGCGGTGCTGGTCCTGGTGCTCGAAGGCGTGCGCCATCTGCTGCGCCAGCGCCGGGGCTGAGCCCGGCTGCGGAGGTATCTCGCGTGCATCAAGGCCTGCAGTACGGGCTCAGGGCTTGATCTGCTTCAGTTCGTTGAGCAGGGCCAGCAAGGCTTGCATCTTGTCTTCGCCGAACTGCTGCTGGATCTTCTGGTAGTTGATTTCCATGTCGCCGCTCATGGATTCGAAACAGGCCTGGCCCTTGTCGGTCAGGGTGATGAACAGGCGGCGCTGGTCTTCCGGAGACTTGCGCCGGCTGACGTACTGGTCGCGCTCCAGGCGGGTCAGCACGCCGGTCATGCTCGGCGGCAGGATGCAGGCCATCTTCGCCAGCTGATGGCTCTCCAGCTCGCCGTTCTGGCGCAGGATGCGGATCACCCGCCATTGCTGTTCGGTCAGGTCGTGCTGGTTCAGCGAGGGACGGAAAAACGCCATGGCGGCCTCACGGGCCTGCAGCAGGGTCAAGGTCAGGGAAGGTCTGGGTGTGTTCATCGAGGCATCGGTCAGGGGCTGGGAATCGGGGGCGAAACATTAACACATTCACAATCGCCAACCGACAGGCAAAATAAAGCCCGACCAGAAACCTCCTGATCGGGCCTTGGACTCAAGCGTGCCGGGGCTTACTCGGTGGCGAGTACGCCACGACGCACCTGGTCGCGTTCGATCGATTCGAACAGTGCCTTGAAGTTGCCCTCGCCGAAGCCATCGTCGCCCTTGCGCTGGATGAATTCGAAGAACACCGGGCCCATCAGGGTTTCCGAGAAGATCTGCAGCAGCAGGCGCTTGTCGCCGGCTTCCGAAGAACCGTCCAGCAGGATGCCCCGCGATTGCAGCTCGTTGACCGGCTCGCCGTGATTCGGCAGGCGCCCTTCAAGCATTTCGTAGTAGGTGTCCGGTGGCGCGGTCATGAAGCGCATACCGATCTTCTTCAGGGCGTCCCAGGTCTTGACCAGGTCGTCGGTGAGGAAGGCCACGTGCTGGATGCCCTCGCCATTGAACTGCATCAGGAACTCCTCGATCTGCCCGGCGCCCTTGGACGATTCCTCGTTCAGCGGGATGCGGATCATGCCATCCGGAGCGGTCATGGCCTTGGAAGTCAGGCCGGTGTACTCGCCCTTGATGTCGAAGTAGCGGATCTCGCGGAAGTTGAACAGCTTCTCGTAGAAGCCGGCCCAGTAGGCCATGCGCCCGCGGTACACGTTGTGGGTCAGGTGGTCGATGATCTTCAGGCCCGCGCCCTTGGGGTTGCGGTCCACGCCTTCGAGGAACACGAAGTCGATGTCGTAGATCGAGCTGCCCTCGCCGAAACGGTCGATCAGGTACAGCGGCGCGCCGCCAATGCCCTTGATCGCCGGCAGGTTCAGTTCCATCGGGCCGGTTTCAATGTGAATCGGCTGGGCGCCCAGTTCCAGGGCGCGGTTGTAGGCCTTTTGCGAATCCTTGACCCGGAACGCCATGCCGCACACCGACGGGCCGTGCTCGGCCGCGAAGTAGGAAGCGACGCTATGGGGTTCGTTGTTGAGGATCAGGTTGATCGCACCCTGGCGATACAGATGCACGTCTTTTGAACGATGGGTCGCGACTTTAGTGAAACCCATGATCTCGAAGATCGGTTCGAGGGTGTTGGGGGTAGGCGATGCGAATTCGATGAATTCAAAGCCCATCAGGCCCATTGGGTTTTCGAAGATATCTGCCATGGTTGGCGCCTCATCATATTTTTAGAATTAACGGATCGTTAGTTGCTAGCAATGCTGAGGAGGGACGGTGGCGCACAGGAGATACCGCGCACGCTGCGGGCGAGGAAGTCACCATAGATCAGTTGAAACCCGAGAATCTTCATTTCGACCCTGTCTTACAGGCTGGGGGGCGAGGCTTCTGCTGCCAGAAGACTTTATTATTGTATGCGTAACCGGATTCTACACAGCGTAAAAGCCTTTGTCCGCATTCTCTATAAAATCGCCTTTTTTGCCCCGCCCGCAAGGGGTTTGTTGCACTGGTAGATACCGCCGAGAATCAGCGCCCCGCCCACCCCCATCACCGGGCTCAACTGTTCTCCCAGCAAGAGCGCGCCGAGGATCACCGCCGTCAGCGGATTGAGGGCGATGAATACACCGCAACGGGTGGCACCGATCCGCCGCAAGCCGTCGTAATACCAGATATAGGCCAGCGCCGAACCCAGCACGCCCAGGTACAGCAGGCTCAAGCCCTGGGCCAGGTTCAGGCGAGCCACCGCCTGCAGGTCGAACTCGCCACGGATCAGGGTGGCGGCGCAGAGCATCAGGGTGCCCAGGAGGATCGAGCAGGTCACGGTTTGCAATGAGCCCAGGCTGTGGTTCAGCCCCCTGGAGAACAGCGAGTACACGCCCCAGCCCAGCACGCAGCCAAGAATCAGCAGGTCGCCTTGCCAGCTCCCGGCCTGCGCCGCCAGGGCCGAAGGGTCACGGCTGCAGATCACCAGGGCCGCGCCACAGAGGCACAGGGCAATGCCCAACAGCTTGCGCCGGCCCAGGCGCTCCTTGAATAGCGCCCAGGACGCCAGGGCAATCACTGCCGGGTTCAGGGCCACGATCAACGATGCCCGAGAAGCCTTGACCTGCTCCAGGCCGAGGAAGAAACACAGGTTGTAGAAGAAGATCCCGAAGAACCCCAATAGTGCCAGTTGGCCGAACTGCCTGAGGCTGGGCCGCACCAGGGGAATACGCGCCACGGCCATGAAGCCGAGCAAGGCCAGGCTGGCCAGCAGGAACCGCAGGCTGGCGGCCAGCAAGGGCGAGAGCCCGCCGGCCAGGTAGCGCCCGGCAACGAAGGTGCCGCCCCAGATCATGGTGACTGTCGCAAGGCGGCCATACACCGCCAGGTCCCGGTATTCGCCCGCCAGGGGGCCGCTGATATTGCTTTCACTCATGGTCAAGACGCTCTGAGGCAATGGATTTGTACTGCACGACCATTTTTTGTCTAATGCCCGATCATCGTAAAATGAGCTTTTACTCATGACCCTGACCCAGCTGGAGATCTTTTCCCTGGTGGCCGAACTCCAGGGCTTTACCAGCGCCGCCATGCGCCTGGGCATCACCCAGTCGGCGGTGTCCCATGCCATCAAGTCACTGGAGCAGGAGCTGCAGGTGGACCTGTTTCGCCGGCACCAGGCCCAGGTCGAACTCACCGACATCGGCACCCAGTTGCTGCTGCGCGCCCGGGCCATGCTCGGCCTGGCGGCGACCCTGGCCCAGGAAGCCGCGGATGCCCGGGGCATGAAGCGCGGCACCTTGCGCATCGGCTCGTTCGGCCCCACCTCGTCGATCCGCCTCCTGCCCCGGATTCTTCACGACTACCGCCGCGAATATCCGGACATCGAAGTGCATATCGACGAAGGCCCCGATCGCCAGGTCCTGCAATGGCTGGAAGAACGACGGGTGGACCTGGGCTTCGTGGTGTTGCCCCAGGAGCGCTTCGACACCGTGCCTGTGGTCGAGGACCAGTTGCTGGCATTGATTCCAGCCAGCCACGCCCTGGCCAGTGAAGCGCAACTGCGCCTGGACCAACTGTGCCATGACCCCTTCGTGCTCACCGAAGCCGGCTCGGCGGAGCTGGTGTCACGCCTGTTCATCGGTGCCGGCCTACGGCCCAATATCCGCTACCGCAGCACCCAACTGCTGAGCACCCTGGAAACCGTGGCCCGCGGCGATGCCTTGAGCATCGTTGCCGAGTTGTCCCTTCCCCAGGCCGCGGACCCGCGCTACACCA
The DNA window shown above is from Pseudomonas protegens CHA0 and carries:
- a CDS encoding LysR family transcriptional regulator, translated to MSSILDLEIFVRTADAGSISAAARSLGLTAAAASIALKRLETRLGSRLLARSTRSMRLTEEGRRYLESVRLALATLEDGELALKQQSQGLAGVLQLSAPSDFGRNALLPWLDEFKAEHPQLRLQLRLDDRHADLFRDAVDVALRFGVPEDSSLVALPILPGHRRIACASPAYLARCGVPQNPEALAGHSALLYLRNGQPYDRWRFSRDSETREVLVRGDYLCDDGEVARRWALAGHGIVYKARLDVAEDIRAGRLVPLLGDWQGEPAPFNLLCPHRLQVSQRVRLLHSFVLQRCRALCP
- a CDS encoding aldo/keto reductase — its product is MSYRILGHSGLKVSSLTLGTMMFGEQTSTEDSLRIIDKAWDQGINFIDTADVYTQGRSEEIVGEAIASHRHEWVLASKVGFGPVDGVPNRSGLSRKHIFNGIEASLTRLGTDYLDIYYLHREDHNTPLEVSISAIGDLLRQGKIRYWGLSNYRGWRIAEAIRVADQLGVDRPVISQPLYNIVNRQAEGEQITAARAYGLGVVPYSPLARGVLSGKYAPDVTPDAASRAGRQDKRILETEWRVESLRIAQQIQEYAQERGAGIVEFAIAWVLNNQAVSSAIVGPRTEAQWDAYTRALEVKISPEDEAFIDALVTPGHASTPGFNDVGHFVSGRFAHLG
- the rarD gene encoding EamA family transporter RarD, with translation MSKGIALSVLASVLFAVMYFYTSLLAPLTGVEIFGWRMLLTLPCMTLFMLLAGEWHRVDEVLRRVRSKPVLGPALLLSSALVGVQLWLFMWAPLNGHSLDVSQGYFLLPLTMVLTGRIVYGERLSRLQKLAAVLACIGVLNELYQVGSFSWATLVVALGYPLYFVLRKRLGTDHLGGLWVDMALLMPVALWVVQSGEQGIAVVAAQPWLYLLIPVLGVISASALVCYIIASRLLAFSLFGLLSYVEPVLLLLVALLLGESIKAGEWLTYVPIWLAVLVLVLEGVRHLLRQRRG
- the hpaR gene encoding homoprotocatechuate degradation operon regulator HpaR produces the protein MNTPRPSLTLTLLQAREAAMAFFRPSLNQHDLTEQQWRVIRILRQNGELESHQLAKMACILPPSMTGVLTRLERDQYVSRRKSPEDQRRLFITLTDKGQACFESMSGDMEINYQKIQQQFGEDKMQALLALLNELKQIKP
- the hppD gene encoding 4-hydroxyphenylpyruvate dioxygenase is translated as MADIFENPMGLMGFEFIEFASPTPNTLEPIFEIMGFTKVATHRSKDVHLYRQGAINLILNNEPHSVASYFAAEHGPSVCGMAFRVKDSQKAYNRALELGAQPIHIETGPMELNLPAIKGIGGAPLYLIDRFGEGSSIYDIDFVFLEGVDRNPKGAGLKIIDHLTHNVYRGRMAYWAGFYEKLFNFREIRYFDIKGEYTGLTSKAMTAPDGMIRIPLNEESSKGAGQIEEFLMQFNGEGIQHVAFLTDDLVKTWDALKKIGMRFMTAPPDTYYEMLEGRLPNHGEPVNELQSRGILLDGSSEAGDKRLLLQIFSETLMGPVFFEFIQRKGDDGFGEGNFKALFESIERDQVRRGVLATE
- a CDS encoding DMT family transporter, with amino-acid sequence MSESNISGPLAGEYRDLAVYGRLATVTMIWGGTFVAGRYLAGGLSPLLAASLRFLLASLALLGFMAVARIPLVRPSLRQFGQLALLGFFGIFFYNLCFFLGLEQVKASRASLIVALNPAVIALASWALFKERLGRRKLLGIALCLCGAALVICSRDPSALAAQAGSWQGDLLILGCVLGWGVYSLFSRGLNHSLGSLQTVTCSILLGTLMLCAATLIRGEFDLQAVARLNLAQGLSLLYLGVLGSALAYIWYYDGLRRIGATRCGVFIALNPLTAVILGALLLGEQLSPVMGVGGALILGGIYQCNKPLAGGAKKAIL
- a CDS encoding LysR family transcriptional regulator, with product MTLTQLEIFSLVAELQGFTSAAMRLGITQSAVSHAIKSLEQELQVDLFRRHQAQVELTDIGTQLLLRARAMLGLAATLAQEAADARGMKRGTLRIGSFGPTSSIRLLPRILHDYRREYPDIEVHIDEGPDRQVLQWLEERRVDLGFVVLPQERFDTVPVVEDQLLALIPASHALASEAQLRLDQLCHDPFVLTEAGSAELVSRLFIGAGLRPNIRYRSTQLLSTLETVARGDALSIVAELSLPQAADPRYTSRPLEPAVRRQVGIAVLDRRQASPAALAFIQHAQRLYRR